Below is a genomic region from Timaviella obliquedivisa GSE-PSE-MK23-08B.
CAGCTAGAAAGCCAAAATGCGGGCAAACCCATGAAGCTAGCCGCAGGCGGAGATATTCCTTTTGCGATCGATAATTTGCGCTATTTTGCAGCCGTAGTACGTCGGCAAGATGGTACAGCAGCAGGCGAATATGTGGGTGGCTACACCAGCCTGATCCGGCGGGAACCCATTGGCGTGATCGGTGCCATTACGCCCTGGAATTACCCCTTTATGATGGCGATTTGGAAAATCGCCCCAGCGATCGCCGCAGGTAACGCGATCGTGATCAAGCCTGCTCCCAACACGCCTACAACTACAATTGAACTCGCAAAAATTGCATTGGAATGTGGCTTGCCCCCAGGCGTAATCAACGTTGTTACGGGCGGCGCAGAAGTGGGTGAAGCCCTTTGTACCCACACCGACGTGGGCATGATTAGCTTTACAGGCAGCACCCGTACAGGCAAACGTATTGCCGTCTTAGCCAGTTCTACCGTCAAGCGCGTCAGCCTGGAACTGGGCGGCAAAGCTCCCTTCGTTGTCTTTGCCGATGCTGACCTGGAAGCCGCCGCCAGAGGCGCAATTCCAGCGGCATTTATGAACACGGGACAAGACTGCACCGCCGCCACCCGCATTTATGTGCAAGATGAAGTGTTTGATCAATTCCTCAACCGCTTAATTGAACTGACAAATACGCTCAAAGTCGGTCATCCCGCCCACGCAGACACCGATATTGGGCCGCTCACCAGCGAAACCCATCGGCTAAAGGTGCATAGTTTTGTTGAAGAAGCGCAGCAACAGGGCGTAAGGATTGCGGCAGGTGGAGTCATGCCGACCGATGCAGGGTATTTTTATCCGCCAACTATTCTAACGGAAGCACCCCAGTCTTCAAGCTGCGTTCAGGACGAAATCTTTGGGCCCGTCATTGTGGTCAATCGATTTAACAATGAGGCTGAAGCGGTTCAATTAGCAAACGATACGCCCTACGGCTTGGCAGGAAGTGTGTGGACACTAAACGTGCAGCGAGCCATGCGCATGGCAGCGGCAATGGAGTGCGGGACGGTGTGGATTAACGATCATTTGCCGATCGCCAGTGAAATGCCCCACGGCGGATTGAAGCAAAGTGGTTACGGCAAAGATATGTCGCACTATGCCCTGGAAGAATACACCGTTGTTAAACATGTCATGTTCGACATTACAGGCGACGCTAAAAAAGCATGGCACTCGGTAGTGTTCGACGCTTAAATTTCGACGCTCAAATTCGGATATCCCTTATCCTCTCCTCAGCGATCGCTCAGCTTGGCAACGTAACATGGGAGATAATGTAAAGATACATATCGAAACCTGAGGAACCCATGTCTTTATTTGGACTGTTTAACAAAAAGTCAGTGCTTCCTACTCCTGAAGAAGCGCTGACTGGACGGTCAGAAGCGATACCTGTTCCGGCTCGACATTTTGTCAACGGCAATCCGCTCCAGCCGCCCTTTCCTGCTGGCATAGAAACTGCTGTGTTTGGTCTAGGCTGCTTCTGGGGAGCAGAACGTAAGTTCTGGCAGGTCAAAGGCGTTTACACCACAGCCGTAGGCTATGCTGCCGGAATCACGCCTAACCCAAGCTATCAAGAAGTTTGTTCGGGCATGACAGGACATAATGAAGTTGTCTTAGTGGCGTTCGATCCCAAAGTGGTGAGCTACGAAGATCTGCTGAAAGTTTTCTGGGAAAGCCACAATCCTACCCAAGGAATGCAGCAGGGGAACGATCGAGGAACTCAGTACCGTTCGGGCATCTATACCTATTCTGAGGCTCAGCGCAAAGCAGCAGAGGTTTCTAGAGAAATGTACCAAAAAGCATTGACAGAAGCAAAATACGGAGAGATTACCACCGAAATCGTAGCCGCTCCCACCTTTTACTACGCTGAAGAATATCACCAGCAATACCTGGCGAAAAACCCCGGTGGTTACTGTGGCTTAGGCGGCACGAATGTTTCTTGCCCTGTCATGGTCACTCGTTACGAAAGCTAAGGGAGTTGCGATTAAATAACGCCCCGAACCGCCCCCTAAATCCCCCATTCTGGGGCAGGGCTGATCTATTGATTAGAGGAAAACCTCATAACCCGCATTCTTGGGTTTGAGCTTATATGGGTGTCTACCAATACTCAACAGAAGGATAAGGAGCAGAGGTATTTTCCTTCTTTCAATAGATCAGCCCTGCCATTCTGGGGGACTTCCGAACCTGTCAAAGTCCCCCAGAATAGGGGATCTAGGGATCTGATAAGTCAATGCATCCCATTGGGGTTTTATTTTCACGCAACTCCCTAACCTAATGCTTGATTTCTAGAAGGGTAGGCATCTAGTCTGATTCAGTTTAGAAAAAGAAAATGCCTACCCCTTTGAGTTATAAGACTTGGTAGTGGAGAAATACCTCTTGGGCGATCGCCTTTACCTCCAGCAATTCTAATCGTGGTGCAATTCCCTCTAACACTCCCAGACCTTCTACAGGAGTGGGCGCGTCCTTCCCTCCCAGTAACAACGGACAAACCGTCAACCATAGTTCATCAACTCCCCCTACCTCTAAGAGAGAAGCCACCACTTCACCACCACCAGTTACTACCAGCCGTTCCAAGCCCAACTGCCGCAACTGCTGTAATGCGTCTACCCAATCTAACCCTGTTGCCCCCTGTTTTCCTTTGATCACTCGCTCAAACTTTTCTATCTGTAGCCGATTTGCTTGGGAGACTGTCGTTAGGAGCCAGCGGGGAACAGCTTGCCGAAAAAAGAGGGAATGAGTGTCAAATTGGGCAGATTGAGAACAGACAATATGGACAGGTTGGGGGAATTTCCCTTGGTGTTGGCGGTGCTGGAGCAGATTGGGGTGAGTGATCCGTAGCGTACTGCCATAGGCACGAAGAGTGCCTGCTCCAAACAGTA
It encodes:
- a CDS encoding aminobutyraldehyde dehydrogenase; translation: MDKLTHYPMVIGDELVTTGNEDLIEPATGKPFATTAWGTPVDVDRAVVAAKQAQVGWGAMSYGERSVALMKFADALEAKSEMLAQLESQNAGKPMKLAAGGDIPFAIDNLRYFAAVVRRQDGTAAGEYVGGYTSLIRREPIGVIGAITPWNYPFMMAIWKIAPAIAAGNAIVIKPAPNTPTTTIELAKIALECGLPPGVINVVTGGAEVGEALCTHTDVGMISFTGSTRTGKRIAVLASSTVKRVSLELGGKAPFVVFADADLEAAARGAIPAAFMNTGQDCTAATRIYVQDEVFDQFLNRLIELTNTLKVGHPAHADTDIGPLTSETHRLKVHSFVEEAQQQGVRIAAGGVMPTDAGYFYPPTILTEAPQSSSCVQDEIFGPVIVVNRFNNEAEAVQLANDTPYGLAGSVWTLNVQRAMRMAAAMECGTVWINDHLPIASEMPHGGLKQSGYGKDMSHYALEEYTVVKHVMFDITGDAKKAWHSVVFDA
- the msrA gene encoding peptide-methionine (S)-S-oxide reductase MsrA, with amino-acid sequence MSLFGLFNKKSVLPTPEEALTGRSEAIPVPARHFVNGNPLQPPFPAGIETAVFGLGCFWGAERKFWQVKGVYTTAVGYAAGITPNPSYQEVCSGMTGHNEVVLVAFDPKVVSYEDLLKVFWESHNPTQGMQQGNDRGTQYRSGIYTYSEAQRKAAEVSREMYQKALTEAKYGEITTEIVAAPTFYYAEEYHQQYLAKNPGGYCGLGGTNVSCPVMVTRYES
- a CDS encoding RibD family protein; the protein is MAANLAAFPEPDGSKTHRPHVTVVLAMSADGKIADAGRSPARFGSAQDKSHLETQIAQADGVLFGAGTLRAYGSTLRITHPNLLQHRQHQGKFPQPVHIVCSQSAQFDTHSLFFRQAVPRWLLTTVSQANRLQIEKFERVIKGKQGATGLDWVDALQQLRQLGLERLVVTGGGEVVASLLEVGGVDELWLTVCPLLLGGKDAPTPVEGLGVLEGIAPRLELLEVKAIAQEVFLHYQVL